The Conexivisphaera calida genome includes a region encoding these proteins:
- a CDS encoding nascent polypeptide-associated complex protein — MISNRQARRMMEKMGLNVEEIEGVKEVIMQMEGGRMIRVKDPTVYKLRTKEKDIAIYNVMGKEEVAEGEEEFTLSEEDVKLVMEQTGVTRDQAIQALVEAGGDLAAAILKLQQQSGN, encoded by the coding sequence TTGATTTCCAATAGGCAGGCCCGCAGGATGATGGAGAAGATGGGCCTAAACGTGGAGGAAATCGAGGGCGTCAAGGAAGTCATAATGCAGATGGAGGGCGGAAGGATGATACGCGTCAAGGATCCAACGGTGTACAAATTGAGGACCAAGGAGAAGGATATCGCGATCTACAACGTGATGGGAAAGGAGGAAGTGGCCGAGGGGGAGGAGGAATTTACGCTCTCAGAGGAGGACGTGAAGCTCGTGATGGAGCAGACTGGAGTGACGCGCGATCAAGCGATACAGGCGCTGGTAGAGGCGGGCGGAGATCTAGCAGCCGCCATACTTAAGCTACAGCAGCAGTCAGGAAATTAA
- a CDS encoding ATP-binding protein, protein MGTLMEARGRTTRWEVRIDPGRCKGCGICVAACPMGNLRLSDSVNGLGYHYVEWSYEGTVGPCTGCTACYWVCPEYSILEIVEAGREGEREV, encoded by the coding sequence GTGGGAACCTTGATGGAGGCCAGGGGCAGGACGACGAGGTGGGAGGTCAGGATAGACCCGGGCAGGTGCAAGGGCTGCGGAATCTGCGTCGCTGCATGCCCGATGGGCAATCTCAGGCTCTCGGACTCGGTCAACGGCCTGGGCTATCACTACGTCGAGTGGAGCTACGAGGGCACCGTGGGCCCGTGCACCGGGTGCACCGCGTGCTATTGGGTCTGCCCGGAGTACTCGATACTCGAGATAGTGGAGGCCGGAAGGGAGGGGGAGAGGGAGGTATGA
- a CDS encoding serine/threonine protein kinase, with amino-acid sequence MDVSWHDPQEIAKDAPELLAYPTGDRAAALRTARELKALGVEAIALEGETAINGLRVLGKGKSSIVLKCSVRGELAAAKVRRIDAPVIDLKFEGAMLRAANHAGVGPELVGWDDDVLLMELLIGIPLATFLRNGEAGVDELRRTLSLALDKARALDAAHIDHGELHNPGDHVLVTPEGPEILDFGSASASRRPANVTSLASAIARTMGRIPDDSLVQALKKYKEEMDDRSYQVVLEELGIQ; translated from the coding sequence ATGGACGTCAGCTGGCATGATCCGCAGGAGATCGCCAAGGATGCGCCGGAGCTCTTGGCATATCCCACTGGAGATCGTGCCGCCGCACTGCGCACGGCGAGGGAGTTGAAGGCACTCGGCGTGGAGGCCATCGCGCTCGAGGGAGAAACTGCCATCAACGGGTTGAGGGTCCTAGGGAAGGGCAAGTCATCAATAGTGCTCAAGTGCAGCGTCCGGGGAGAACTGGCCGCCGCCAAGGTGAGGCGCATCGATGCACCAGTCATCGACCTGAAATTCGAGGGTGCGATGCTGCGCGCGGCTAACCACGCCGGCGTGGGCCCTGAGCTTGTGGGATGGGATGACGACGTTCTATTGATGGAGTTACTGATAGGAATACCGCTGGCGACATTTCTGAGGAACGGAGAGGCTGGAGTGGACGAGCTCAGGCGTACACTTTCGCTCGCGCTGGATAAGGCACGGGCTCTCGACGCCGCGCACATCGACCATGGAGAGCTGCATAACCCCGGAGACCACGTCCTTGTGACACCTGAAGGCCCGGAGATACTGGATTTCGGGTCGGCAAGCGCCTCGAGAAGGCCTGCAAACGTCACGTCGCTTGCAAGCGCAATAGCGCGCACAATGGGTAGGATCCCAGATGACTCACTCGTGCAGGCGCTCAAGAAATACAAGGAGGAGATGGACGATCGTTCCTATCAGGTAGTCTTGGAGGAGCTGGGGATCCAATGA
- a CDS encoding DUF7347 domain-containing protein, with amino-acid sequence MSEGQFRRAIGIFSVISSPSRLEILRQLNSRGPMGYSELKSSTGFRAKKESGKFAYHLRKLLRQGLIQHNRVDKKYGITPLGRLVLNAAREIDERALLHVEQVMIRTTHETLEPFSSNRLMQSLVKEAGMSRDAAQKIASEIEHLVIGREGLYLTTPMIRGMASYLLLVDGKDDESTRLAKLGISNWDLELMLSSSPGVQSVIREAGFRALRERELFSSYPKDVVDAHMEGELNIRDIGTSTLAPDSVSIPLDRSTQLEDLLSLALSTRVELSIVAREDHDPSELRRLLLNSESALRAYGWPVLLNTVLLNADLVKAIDGLRGTEGSRLSFTLAFPGASKAAVALASRGLAVSTSATSALRSFLGAPVDPELPLVSIVGASVNMPRLAYETQGDEAYFSARLLQVVEKASSALEHRMKNLPRSFNNNRILSGAKVFGFVNLIGYSESPPAVKLGSSLIRLVEGTGVLAALMYDHRSAQRLRRLDAERMPPSELPHITGWIPDGYTSGYYASPSERSQSQVPLTSAYANIIQSHELTNTMDEHTSVIPTLKVCRACGSLNPPGSTTCSKCGSSALAPLYNGVLIS; translated from the coding sequence TTGTCCGAGGGGCAGTTCAGGCGCGCCATCGGCATATTCTCCGTGATCTCGTCGCCGAGCAGGCTGGAGATACTGAGGCAGCTGAACTCAAGGGGACCCATGGGCTACTCAGAGCTGAAGTCCAGTACTGGATTTCGGGCAAAGAAGGAGTCGGGGAAGTTCGCTTATCATCTAAGGAAACTTCTGAGGCAGGGCCTGATACAGCACAACAGGGTCGATAAGAAGTACGGCATAACTCCGCTGGGCAGGCTCGTCCTGAACGCCGCGCGGGAAATAGACGAGCGTGCACTCCTCCACGTCGAGCAGGTGATGATAAGAACTACCCATGAGACGCTAGAGCCCTTCAGCTCCAATCGGTTGATGCAGAGCCTCGTCAAGGAGGCCGGAATGTCCAGGGATGCTGCCCAGAAGATAGCCTCGGAAATAGAACATCTGGTGATAGGGCGTGAAGGCCTCTACTTGACGACGCCCATGATAAGGGGAATGGCTTCCTACTTGCTCCTCGTGGACGGCAAGGACGATGAGAGCACTAGGCTGGCGAAGTTAGGCATATCCAACTGGGACCTCGAGCTAATGTTGTCCTCATCGCCGGGAGTTCAGAGCGTCATACGTGAGGCCGGATTCCGCGCGCTGCGCGAGCGCGAACTCTTCTCCTCATATCCCAAGGACGTGGTCGACGCCCACATGGAGGGTGAGCTCAACATAAGGGACATCGGCACCTCGACGCTCGCACCTGACAGTGTATCGATACCGCTGGACCGCTCCACCCAGCTCGAGGATCTACTGTCGTTGGCGCTCTCCACCAGAGTGGAGCTATCCATCGTAGCGCGCGAGGACCACGACCCATCGGAACTCCGCCGTCTCCTTTTGAACTCCGAGTCTGCCCTCAGGGCATACGGATGGCCCGTCCTTCTCAACACAGTCCTTCTCAACGCGGACCTCGTGAAGGCGATCGATGGGCTGAGAGGCACCGAGGGCTCCCGGCTCTCGTTCACCCTAGCATTCCCCGGCGCGTCGAAGGCGGCCGTGGCTCTCGCCTCCCGCGGCTTGGCGGTGTCCACCTCCGCCACCAGTGCGCTTAGGTCGTTCCTCGGTGCTCCCGTCGATCCCGAGCTGCCGCTGGTATCTATAGTCGGCGCATCGGTAAACATGCCCAGGCTGGCGTACGAGACTCAGGGAGACGAGGCATACTTCAGCGCGAGGCTCCTACAGGTGGTGGAGAAGGCGTCGTCGGCGCTCGAGCATCGGATGAAGAATCTGCCGAGGTCATTTAACAACAATCGGATCCTGTCCGGCGCCAAAGTATTTGGATTCGTCAACCTGATAGGGTACTCCGAGTCGCCGCCCGCCGTGAAGCTGGGCTCGAGCCTTATACGGCTGGTGGAGGGCACAGGGGTTCTCGCCGCGCTCATGTACGATCATAGATCGGCCCAGAGACTGCGCCGCTTGGACGCGGAGCGCATGCCGCCCTCCGAGCTGCCTCACATCACTGGCTGGATACCGGATGGTTACACCAGCGGATACTATGCGTCGCCCTCCGAGCGCTCACAGTCCCAAGTACCGCTTACCTCGGCATACGCCAACATAATACAGTCCCATGAGCTCACAAATACTATGGATGAGCATACATCGGTAATTCCGACGTTAAAGGTGTGCAGGGCATGCGGGTCACTGAACCCTCCGGGGTCCACGACCTGTTCCAAGTGCGGATCCTCAGCGCTGGCGCCGCTGTATAATGGCGTGTTAATTTCCTGA
- the thpR gene encoding RNA 2',3'-cyclic phosphodiesterase has translation MPVRCFVAVDVRLEGDGLKTYRAIRNALETNLRVKPVEEENLHLTLRFIGEVEEGAVSRISDALRTVRYHPFTASLRGLGAFPSPSNPRVLWIGVEEGEDDLRKLRDGVERALRGIVPREDEGFAAHLTIARVKGRPHGAMDVLKEYGDYDFGRLNVAEFKLKRSILSRTGPVYTDIEVYPLVEAGGGSGGG, from the coding sequence ATGCCTGTCAGGTGCTTCGTCGCAGTGGACGTAAGGTTGGAGGGCGACGGCCTGAAGACCTATAGGGCCATAAGGAACGCACTCGAGACAAACCTCAGGGTGAAACCTGTGGAGGAGGAAAACCTGCACCTGACGCTCAGGTTCATAGGTGAAGTGGAGGAGGGTGCTGTCAGCAGGATATCCGATGCGCTGAGGACGGTGAGGTACCATCCGTTCACCGCTTCACTCAGGGGGCTTGGTGCGTTCCCATCACCCAGCAATCCGCGCGTCCTGTGGATCGGTGTGGAGGAAGGGGAGGATGATCTCAGAAAATTGAGGGACGGCGTGGAGAGGGCACTGAGGGGTATAGTGCCGAGGGAGGATGAAGGATTCGCTGCGCACCTAACAATAGCGAGGGTCAAGGGCAGGCCTCACGGCGCGATGGACGTGCTCAAGGAGTACGGCGATTACGACTTCGGGAGGCTGAACGTCGCGGAGTTCAAGCTGAAAAGGAGCATCCTGTCGCGGACCGGACCTGTCTACACCGACATAGAGGTGTATCCGCTGGTTGAGGCCGGAGGAGGTAGTGGAGGAGGTTAA
- a CDS encoding MmgE/PrpD family protein encodes MEEISDLIADYVQEVEYEKLPREVVHEVERRVVDALANAAYSSRATAAGTLRAVGSYLTGDYRTVDGDAFSPDYAAFYNTFLIRYLDFNDTYLSREPLHPSDMLGGLLAVGAAMGSTGRRLVEAAAVGYEIGVRLCDYSSLRARGFDHVLFLGVAEAAAISKLMGLDRVRTKNAISLSLVPNVALRETRSGALSMWKAGAAADASRNATFAAILAKEGVTGPALPFSGRMGLVNVVLKDVDEKAFKDLGEPRGILRTHIKEYPAEYHAQAAIEAALSMDLEGEVEEVIVETYEAAKTILADDPSKWAPENRETADHSLPFMVSVALVKRRFWLDSYDLIGDPTVRRVMSKVKVVEKEEFTLMYPKKLPVRIRVKTERGTYESYLELPRGHADRPMSDAELIEKARDLGLHDDSINAALSARSLGVRDLVV; translated from the coding sequence ATGGAGGAGATCTCGGATCTAATTGCGGACTACGTGCAGGAAGTGGAGTATGAGAAGCTGCCCCGCGAGGTAGTGCACGAGGTAGAGCGGAGAGTAGTGGACGCGCTGGCCAACGCAGCGTATTCCTCGCGCGCAACGGCGGCCGGTACACTCAGGGCTGTGGGCTCATACCTCACGGGAGACTACAGGACGGTCGATGGCGACGCGTTCTCCCCCGACTACGCGGCATTCTACAACACGTTTCTTATCAGGTATCTCGACTTCAATGACACGTACCTGTCGAGAGAGCCGCTCCATCCAAGCGATATGCTAGGCGGGCTGCTGGCTGTGGGGGCCGCGATGGGATCGACCGGCAGGAGGCTCGTGGAGGCAGCCGCAGTTGGATATGAGATTGGCGTCAGACTATGTGACTACTCATCCCTCAGGGCCAGGGGGTTCGATCATGTGTTGTTCTTGGGAGTCGCGGAGGCAGCCGCGATCTCAAAGTTGATGGGGCTCGACCGCGTAAGGACGAAGAATGCTATTTCACTGTCGCTGGTGCCAAATGTGGCGCTGAGGGAGACTCGGAGCGGTGCGCTCTCCATGTGGAAGGCGGGGGCAGCCGCGGATGCCTCGCGTAATGCGACGTTCGCGGCCATACTGGCCAAGGAGGGAGTCACAGGTCCGGCACTTCCCTTCTCGGGCAGGATGGGGCTTGTCAATGTAGTGTTGAAGGATGTTGACGAGAAAGCCTTCAAGGATCTGGGAGAGCCCCGTGGGATACTGAGGACGCACATTAAGGAGTATCCTGCAGAGTACCACGCGCAGGCGGCAATAGAGGCGGCGCTATCCATGGACCTCGAAGGAGAGGTGGAGGAGGTGATCGTTGAGACGTACGAGGCAGCCAAGACAATACTGGCAGATGACCCCAGCAAATGGGCCCCGGAAAATCGGGAGACCGCAGACCATAGTCTGCCCTTCATGGTATCCGTCGCACTAGTAAAGCGCAGGTTCTGGTTGGACTCCTACGATCTGATAGGGGATCCGACTGTGAGACGCGTCATGTCCAAGGTTAAGGTCGTGGAGAAGGAGGAGTTCACGTTGATGTATCCGAAAAAGCTCCCAGTTAGGATAAGGGTCAAGACGGAAAGAGGAACGTACGAATCATACTTAGAGCTCCCGAGGGGACACGCCGACAGGCCGATGAGTGATGCTGAGTTGATAGAGAAGGCGAGGGATCTCGGACTTCATGATGACTCCATCAATGCGGCGTTGAGCGCGAGGAGCCTCGGGGTGAGGGATCTCGTCGTCTGA
- the prpB gene encoding methylisocitrate lyase yields the protein MLGRFTVAPGVWDPFSALLAERAGFHALYLSGAALTSSMGLPDLGLITLDEVAEALRRIRRVTDLPIIVDADTGFGEALDVYRTVQVLEEAGASAVQIEDQRMPKRCGHLEGKDVVSKDEMVEKIVAALKARRKALIVARTDARGVMGLEEAVERANLYGKVGADIIFPEALLSREEFAEAANRIKYPLLANMTEFGKTPYISADEFRNMGYRIVIFPVTAFRAAARAAADAYAHLMERGTQGDFLDKLMTRKDQYEVIHYHRYEELDAEIAREAVRRTGL from the coding sequence CTGCTGGGTCGCTTCACGGTAGCCCCGGGCGTCTGGGACCCCTTTTCTGCACTGCTGGCTGAGAGGGCCGGGTTCCATGCGCTGTATCTTTCGGGTGCAGCGCTGACATCGTCCATGGGGCTTCCGGACCTGGGACTGATAACGTTGGACGAGGTGGCCGAGGCCCTCAGGAGGATAAGGCGTGTGACGGATCTTCCCATAATAGTTGATGCGGACACCGGGTTCGGGGAAGCGCTCGACGTTTACCGCACGGTGCAGGTGCTCGAGGAGGCAGGGGCCAGCGCCGTACAGATAGAGGACCAGAGGATGCCGAAGAGGTGCGGACATCTGGAGGGCAAGGATGTGGTCTCCAAGGATGAGATGGTTGAGAAGATAGTGGCTGCGCTCAAGGCGAGGAGGAAGGCGCTCATAGTAGCCAGAACCGATGCTCGGGGCGTAATGGGTCTGGAGGAGGCTGTGGAGAGGGCAAACCTATATGGGAAAGTTGGAGCGGACATAATATTCCCGGAAGCACTGCTCAGTCGGGAGGAGTTCGCCGAGGCCGCCAATAGGATAAAGTATCCACTGTTGGCTAACATGACAGAATTCGGCAAGACCCCCTATATTAGCGCAGATGAGTTCCGTAATATGGGTTACAGAATTGTAATATTTCCGGTCACGGCTTTCAGGGCGGCGGCGCGGGCTGCCGCTGACGCGTATGCGCATCTCATGGAAAGGGGGACCCAGGGAGACTTCTTGGATAAATTGATGACGAGAAAGGACCAGTACGAGGTCATACACTACCATAGATACGAGGAACTTGACGCAGAAATAGCGAGGGAGGCTGTGCGCAGGACCGGACTATGA
- the gltA gene encoding citrate synthase, giving the protein MERISRGLEDVDIKWTRLTTIDGERGILRYSGYSVEDLVNGGASAEEIQYLFLNGELPREQELRDFSSKVERGYHVPAHVLSAISNLPRSSDAVALQMGAFAALAASERFKWDKTTDRDVAASTIGNMLTITANVYRHVEGMPFTEPDPRGGYATAFLRAALGREPTDEESKAMNAALILYMDHEVPASTTAGLVVVSTLSDMYSGVTGALAALKGPLHGGAAEAAIAQFAEIGSEDSVEKWFQENILSGRRRLMGFGHRVYRTYDPRARIFKGFAERLAPRNPEAYKYYRIALKLEELGIAQFGSKGIYPNTDFWSGIVYMSIGFPLKNNIYTSLFALSRITGWLAHFIEYVEEQHRLIRPRAVYTGPGERRFIPLASRS; this is encoded by the coding sequence ATGGAGAGAATCAGCAGGGGTCTTGAGGATGTTGATATCAAGTGGACTAGGCTTACTACCATAGATGGCGAGAGGGGGATCCTCAGGTACTCCGGTTACAGCGTGGAAGACCTCGTGAACGGAGGCGCATCAGCTGAGGAGATACAATACCTATTCCTAAATGGTGAACTACCTCGGGAACAGGAGCTCCGCGATTTCTCGTCCAAGGTGGAGCGCGGGTATCATGTCCCTGCGCATGTGCTATCCGCTATCTCCAATCTTCCCAGATCATCCGACGCAGTTGCTCTCCAAATGGGCGCGTTCGCGGCGCTGGCGGCCTCGGAGCGTTTCAAGTGGGATAAGACGACCGACAGGGACGTGGCCGCGTCCACCATAGGCAACATGCTCACGATAACTGCCAACGTGTATCGTCACGTGGAGGGCATGCCATTCACTGAACCAGATCCGCGCGGTGGTTACGCCACGGCGTTCCTGAGGGCGGCGCTTGGCAGGGAGCCCACGGACGAGGAGTCGAAGGCAATGAACGCGGCACTCATACTTTACATGGATCACGAGGTTCCGGCCTCCACGACCGCGGGGCTGGTCGTGGTGTCGACGCTGTCCGACATGTACTCGGGCGTAACGGGCGCGCTCGCGGCTCTCAAGGGTCCACTTCATGGAGGTGCAGCGGAGGCAGCCATAGCGCAGTTCGCTGAGATAGGCTCCGAGGACTCGGTGGAGAAATGGTTCCAAGAGAATATCCTGTCCGGCAGGAGGAGGTTGATGGGATTCGGCCATAGGGTCTACCGGACTTATGATCCCAGGGCGAGGATATTCAAGGGATTCGCCGAGCGCTTGGCTCCAAGAAACCCGGAGGCCTATAAGTACTATCGTATAGCATTGAAACTCGAGGAGCTGGGGATAGCGCAGTTTGGATCCAAAGGCATATATCCAAACACGGACTTCTGGTCCGGGATAGTCTACATGTCAATAGGATTCCCCCTGAAGAACAACATATACACCTCACTCTTCGCGTTGTCTAGGATAACCGGGTGGCTGGCGCACTTCATAGAGTACGTCGAGGAGCAGCATCGCCTGATAAGGCCTAGGGCGGTATATACTGGTCCGGGCGAGAGGAGATTCATACCCCTGGCCAGTCGCTCATAG
- the cca gene encoding CCA tRNA nucleotidyltransferase, translating into MRPEEVVEEVKARLRPSPEERERVGGVASKALNAAARALADLGLEGEARLGGSYAHGTWLAGHADIDVFVLLQPGVNLEDEGLKVAGRALDIMGAERVERKYAEHPYLSGKVGGIDVEVVPCYRVQRGQWISAADRSPYHTEYLLSRLTDAIRDEIRVAKAFMIAQGVYGAEIKVRGFSGYLVEVLVLKYGGLIELMRAATSWRMGEVLALETLPAGFRPQQQAGALIIVPDPVDPRRNLGAAVSAWSLGRFIASSEAFLEYPRGEFFERQAPLGKPLEPEDVAPNSITLIIEKPLEPEDILWGELWRTVRGMSRYLESRGFNVLAYAAGEDERTIAVSLLLDRLSCCRVELRRGPHIMMAEARRRFLDASGNKGPIWIDEDGRMFSTIIAGERSALDELRAAIRDPVRIIGASKGLEGVLRSARILQGMEALRGDESARKSLGGLAYGRQLA; encoded by the coding sequence TTGAGGCCGGAGGAGGTAGTGGAGGAGGTTAAGGCGAGGCTGAGGCCTTCGCCTGAGGAGAGAGAAAGAGTTGGAGGAGTCGCCTCCAAGGCGCTGAATGCAGCAGCCCGCGCGCTGGCCGATCTGGGACTGGAGGGTGAGGCGAGGCTCGGAGGATCCTATGCGCATGGCACGTGGCTGGCAGGACATGCCGACATAGATGTATTTGTGCTTCTCCAGCCGGGTGTGAACCTCGAGGACGAAGGACTGAAGGTCGCCGGAAGAGCCCTCGATATCATGGGAGCTGAGCGTGTGGAGAGAAAGTATGCGGAGCACCCGTACCTGAGCGGAAAGGTTGGCGGCATCGACGTGGAGGTCGTGCCCTGTTATAGGGTGCAGCGCGGACAGTGGATTAGCGCGGCGGACAGATCGCCCTATCACACTGAGTACCTATTGAGCAGGCTCACGGATGCCATTAGGGATGAGATAAGGGTAGCTAAGGCGTTCATGATAGCTCAAGGTGTCTACGGCGCCGAGATAAAGGTACGCGGGTTCAGTGGATATCTGGTAGAGGTGCTGGTGCTGAAGTACGGCGGCCTAATTGAACTTATGAGGGCAGCCACCTCCTGGAGAATGGGGGAGGTGCTGGCACTGGAGACACTTCCGGCGGGCTTCAGACCTCAACAACAGGCAGGAGCATTGATAATCGTGCCGGATCCGGTGGATCCCAGGAGGAATCTGGGAGCAGCCGTTTCCGCTTGGAGCCTTGGAAGGTTCATCGCGTCCTCGGAGGCGTTCTTGGAGTATCCGCGCGGAGAGTTCTTCGAGAGGCAGGCACCCCTTGGAAAGCCCTTGGAGCCGGAGGACGTGGCCCCGAACTCCATCACACTGATCATCGAGAAGCCCCTGGAGCCGGAGGACATCCTCTGGGGTGAGCTCTGGAGAACTGTCAGGGGAATGTCGAGATATCTGGAGTCCAGGGGGTTCAACGTGCTCGCGTATGCAGCCGGCGAGGACGAGAGGACTATCGCAGTCTCGCTCCTGCTGGACAGACTCAGCTGCTGCCGCGTGGAGCTCAGGAGGGGACCACATATCATGATGGCAGAGGCGCGGAGGCGGTTCCTAGATGCGTCAGGGAATAAGGGACCCATATGGATAGATGAGGACGGCCGCATGTTCTCTACAATAATCGCCGGTGAGAGAAGCGCACTCGATGAGCTCCGTGCGGCAATTAGGGATCCAGTCAGAATCATAGGAGCTTCCAAGGGACTTGAGGGCGTGCTGCGCTCAGCGCGCATACTGCAAGGGATGGAGGCGCTACGTGGGGATGAATCCGCGCGGAAGAGCCTCGGTGGGCTTGCATATGGACGTCAGCTGGCATGA
- a CDS encoding acetate--CoA ligase family protein, translated as MGNPLGSFLDPASISVVGPSPKGNIGTAILENLLDMKSRGRLRSEVHAVNPMYESCLGIPCEADLPVSELLIVAVPPSLSVDYLRKAASIGYAAAIVVSGGFEEIGGPSLKGLLPELGGMRVLGPNTLGVVDPYTGVFAIFLPRRKNGAENIPEPRAGNVALVAQSGGLSASLYDYLNSSGPGIRALVSVGNAVDVDITESVEYFADDPRTAVILLYVERASEGRALLNAMKRARDNGKRVVVLMGGTTSSGRRATSSHTASILSSARVSGEAFRQAGAYVANDLEDALDAAKVASMIQGDPGDSVAVLTNSGGAGVLATDALSSLGFNLPDLSSDPRLSSLRASGILSQLSSVANPVDVTGSASDREFIAAYGALMDAPVGGIVLIPTHYPPGMTENLPRTLASLSKKPTVVVEVGDSELSRRTRSLYDSLGLPSYPSPERASRALHVARWFARNLGTWTANRSAHGGLHIRGGLWPDLVDALSIAGFDIPEWSWLESPDDWPPSNYPAVLKVYAQSLSHKTEAGAVIVGIRDVHEMDEAMRRLAPIAKAASGRIYAQRMVHGVEMRVGLVRDHDFGCVVDVGLGGVLTEILGDHSTRVAPVTHEEALSMISELRLKPLLEGYRGAPRADTGRLSSAISRFSDVACSEGVAELEVNPLIVDGPKLYAVDARAVLST; from the coding sequence ATGGGCAACCCCCTGGGATCATTCCTAGACCCCGCGTCAATATCGGTGGTCGGCCCATCCCCGAAGGGCAACATAGGCACCGCCATACTGGAGAATTTACTCGATATGAAGTCGCGCGGCAGACTCAGGTCGGAGGTACACGCCGTGAACCCGATGTATGAGAGCTGTCTCGGCATACCTTGCGAGGCCGACCTTCCAGTGTCCGAGTTGCTTATAGTGGCAGTGCCCCCATCCCTCTCTGTAGATTATCTGCGGAAGGCAGCCTCCATCGGCTACGCCGCTGCAATAGTGGTCTCCGGCGGTTTCGAGGAGATAGGTGGTCCGTCGTTGAAGGGGCTACTCCCGGAGCTGGGCGGAATGAGGGTGCTCGGGCCCAACACCCTCGGCGTGGTCGATCCCTATACGGGAGTTTTCGCCATATTTCTGCCTAGGAGGAAGAACGGCGCTGAGAACATACCCGAACCCAGGGCCGGCAACGTGGCACTGGTCGCACAGAGCGGTGGCCTCAGCGCATCTCTCTACGATTACCTGAATTCCTCGGGTCCCGGGATCAGGGCGCTCGTATCGGTGGGAAACGCGGTTGACGTGGACATAACGGAGTCCGTGGAGTACTTCGCTGATGACCCTAGGACGGCCGTGATCCTCCTGTACGTGGAGAGGGCATCTGAGGGAAGGGCTCTGCTGAACGCAATGAAGCGCGCTAGGGACAATGGAAAGAGAGTCGTCGTCCTGATGGGCGGCACCACGTCATCCGGCAGGCGCGCTACCAGCTCCCACACAGCATCTATACTCTCATCAGCGCGCGTGTCGGGGGAGGCATTTCGGCAGGCTGGCGCATACGTCGCCAATGACCTCGAGGATGCACTAGATGCAGCGAAGGTCGCATCTATGATACAAGGAGATCCGGGCGACAGCGTTGCCGTCCTGACGAATTCCGGGGGCGCGGGCGTGTTGGCTACCGATGCGCTCAGCTCACTGGGATTCAATCTACCGGATCTATCATCGGATCCTCGGCTCAGCTCGCTGCGCGCCTCCGGGATTCTATCGCAACTTTCCTCAGTGGCCAATCCGGTGGACGTAACGGGATCCGCGTCTGACCGCGAGTTCATAGCCGCATACGGCGCCTTGATGGATGCACCTGTCGGTGGGATCGTGTTGATTCCCACGCATTATCCACCTGGGATGACGGAGAATTTGCCGCGCACATTGGCCTCGCTATCCAAGAAACCCACGGTGGTGGTGGAGGTCGGCGATTCCGAGCTATCCAGGCGCACGAGGTCGCTCTACGACTCACTTGGCCTTCCATCCTATCCGAGTCCTGAGAGGGCGTCCCGGGCGCTTCATGTTGCTAGATGGTTCGCTAGGAATCTCGGCACGTGGACCGCAAATAGATCCGCGCATGGCGGACTGCACATACGTGGTGGCCTGTGGCCGGACCTAGTGGACGCATTGTCGATCGCGGGATTCGACATTCCAGAGTGGTCTTGGCTGGAATCTCCCGACGACTGGCCACCGAGTAATTATCCAGCAGTTTTGAAGGTGTATGCGCAGTCACTATCGCACAAGACCGAGGCCGGCGCGGTAATAGTAGGAATACGCGACGTGCATGAGATGGATGAGGCCATGCGCAGACTTGCGCCTATAGCGAAAGCCGCGTCTGGCAGGATATATGCACAGAGAATGGTTCACGGGGTTGAGATGAGGGTTGGCCTGGTCAGAGATCATGACTTTGGCTGCGTGGTGGACGTTGGCTTGGGCGGCGTATTGACGGAGATACTGGGCGATCATTCCACGAGGGTAGCACCGGTGACGCATGAGGAGGCGCTTTCGATGATTTCAGAGCTCAGGCTGAAACCGCTTCTAGAGGGGTATAGAGGGGCGCCTCGGGCGGATACCGGAAGGCTATCCTCTGCGATCTCCAGGTTCAGCGATGTGGCATGTTCTGAGGGAGTAGCGGAGCTCGAGGTGAATCCATTGATCGTGGATGGCCCCAAGCTCTATGCAGTTGACGCGAGAGCCGTGCTGTCCACATGA